Proteins encoded within one genomic window of Macaca fascicularis isolate 582-1 chromosome 16, T2T-MFA8v1.1:
- the ERLN gene encoding endoregulin, translating into MDQLVFKETMWNDVFWQNPWDQGGLAVIILFITAILLLILFAIVFGLLTSTENTQREEGEEE; encoded by the coding sequence ATGGACCAACTGGTATTCAAAGAGACAATGTGGAATGATGTGTTCTGGCAGAACCCCTGGGACCAGGGGGGCCTGGCAGTGATTATCTTATTCATCACCGCTATCCTGCTTCTCATCTTATTTGCCATCGTGTTTGGTTTACTCACTTCCACAGAAAACACTCAGCGTGAAGAGGGTGAAGAGGAGTGA